The following coding sequences are from one Panicum hallii strain FIL2 chromosome 5, PHallii_v3.1, whole genome shotgun sequence window:
- the LOC112893538 gene encoding protein WHAT'S THIS FACTOR 1 homolog, whose product MLLPAAAAAAAAASRLVPLSPCRRISSLKVPWKRDPVLDAAITRDRRFRQASRLVREVLLSPGRRLLFRYLTKRRERVNLPVRVPTFLRRYPTLLSVSPPPEPIASPSPQLLAFLDFASRLYELHAPLLASRLAKLLMISSTHALPVTKIASAKRDFGLPDDFLVSLVPKYPDLFRLVGDPGPDASGNAFLELVAWDDQLARSVIELKADKEADVVGIRLRPNFTVKLPKGFYLKKEMREWVRDWLELPYVSPYADASSLCPASPEAEKRTIGVLHELLSLTVERRMALPIIAKFCDEYRLPNAFANAFTRHPGIFYVSLKGGIKTAVLREAYDEKGELVDRDPLLELKERFVAIMEEGHKKYLEDLKRKREALQKEREVAGREGVKLPVEMEEQFEEDWHSGASEGDDDTDDACAQ is encoded by the coding sequence ATGCTTCttccggcggccgccgccgccgccgccgccgccagccgcctTGTCCCGCTCTCCCCATGTCGGCGCATATCCTCTCTAAAAGTCCCGTGGAAGCGCGACCCCGTCCTCGACGCCGCCATCACCCGCGACCGCCGCTTCCGCCAGGCGTCCCGCCTCGTCCGCGAGGTGCTCCTCTCCCcgggccgccgcctcctcttccGCTACCTCACCAAGCGCCGCGAGCGCGTCAATCTCCCCGTCCGCGTCCCCACTTTCCTCAGAAGGTACCCCACCCTCCTCTCCGTCTCCCCTCCCCCCGAGCCGATCGCCTCGCCCTCCCCGCAGCTCCTCGCCTTCCTCGACTTCGCCTCCCGCCTCTACGAACTCCACGCCCCGCTCCTCGCCTCCAGGCTGGCCAAGCTCCTCATGATCTCCTCCACCCACGCCTTGCCCGTCACCAAAATCGCTTCCGCCAAGCGCGACTTCGGGCTCCCCGACGACTTCTTGGTCTCGTTGGTCCCGAAGTACCCCGATCTCTTCCGCCTCGTCGGCGACCCCGGGCCCGACGCGTCTGGGAACGCATTCCTCGAGTTGGTGGCTTGGGACGACCAACTGGCGAGGTCGGTGATTGAATTGAAGGCTGACAAGGAGGCTGATGTCGTCGGAATTCGGCTCAGGCCAAACTTTACTGTTAAATTGCCCAAGGGGTTCTACCTCAAGAAGGAAATGAGGGAGTGGGTGAGGGATTGGCTTGAGTTGCCATATGTCTCACCTTATGCAGATGCATCCAGTCTTTGTCCGGCGTCCCCGGAGGCTGAGAAGCGAACAATTGGTGTTTTACATGAGCTGTTGTCTCTGACAGTAGAGCGAAGGATGGCACTGCCAATTATTGCGAAATTTTGTGACGAGTATAGGCTACCAAATGCATTTGCCAATGCGTTCACAAGGCACCCAGGGATCTTCTATGTATCGCTCAAGGGTGGAATCAAGACAGCAGTATTGAGGGAAGCATATGATGAGAAGGGGGAGCTTGTAGATAGAGACCCATTGCTTGAGTTAAAGGAGAGATTTGTGGCAATCATGGAAGAGGGGCATAAAAAGTATTTAGAAGACTTGAAGAGGAAGAGGGAGGCACTGCAGAAAGAGAGGGAGGTTGCAGGTCGTGAGGGTGTAAAATTACCTGTAGAGATGGAGGAACAGTTTGAGGAGGATTGGCATAGTGGGGCTTCCGAAGGAGATGATGACACGGATGATGCATGTGCACAGTAG